A window from Cryptomeria japonica chromosome 1, Sugi_1.0, whole genome shotgun sequence encodes these proteins:
- the LOC131857659 gene encoding protein MAINTENANCE OF MERISTEMS-like: protein MIMHIEACGLRHLLYMLEVKTNRGLLTAFTERWYTDHNSFHLSNGEISVTLEDVYMILHIPITGELVQYDHHEMGGTTTLRKVFDDEMIDGSKVRWEDMLMYYEPLTSILADLIGGFSCPDRISCGISVGWGCILLRMMQHRTRYAWGVCMLAHSYHDLYQGVYDGAASLASSVTLLQIWCWEHIDVTRPIHDQV from the coding sequence ATGATTATGCACATAGAAGCTTGTGGATTGAGACATCTCTTGTATATGCTTGAGGTCAAGACGAACAGGGGGCTACTGACAGCATTCACAGAGAGGTGGTATACTGACCACAACTCTTTTCATCTTTCTAATGGAGAGATTAGtgtgaccttagaggatgtgtatatgATTCTTCACATCCCTATTACTGGTGAGCTTGTACAGTATGATCATCACGAGATGGGTGGCACAACAACTTTGCGGAAAGTGTTCGATGATGAGATGATTGATGGCTCTAAGGTGCGATGGGAGGATATGTTGATGTATTATGAGCCTTTGACCTCTATTTTGGCtgatttgattggaggatttaGCTGTCCTGATAGGATATCTTGTGGTATTTCAGTTGGTTGGGGATGCATTCTATTGAGGATGATGCAACACAGGACACGATATGCATGGGGTGTGTGTATGTTAGCACATTCATACCATGATTTATATCAGGGTGTATATGATGGTGCAGCTAGTTTGGCTTCAAGTGTTACACTTTTACagatatggtgttgggagcacatagATGTCACACGACCTATACATGATCAGGTTTGA